From a region of the Candidatus Palauibacter polyketidifaciens genome:
- a CDS encoding metal-dependent hydrolase: MARLIFHGQSCYEIETADGTRILIDPFLTGNPVADVGPEHFTDRLDYLLLTHGHGDHIADAWDILEATNAQLIATYEIVSYAGEVQGHANAHPMHIGGAHEFPFGRVKLTVALHGGKIDAPGAEAYTTTPAGILLTVDGTRVYHAGDTGLTRDMELLNGEVDVALVPIGDNFTMGPEDAARAIGMIEPRIAVPNHYGTWELIDVDPARFVDAVGDTAEVVILEPGEALEL, translated from the coding sequence ATGGCACGACTCATCTTTCACGGCCAGAGCTGCTACGAGATCGAGACCGCGGACGGAACGCGGATCCTCATCGACCCGTTTCTGACCGGGAACCCCGTGGCCGATGTGGGACCGGAGCACTTCACCGACCGCCTCGACTATCTCCTCCTCACGCACGGGCACGGCGACCACATCGCGGATGCCTGGGACATCCTCGAGGCGACGAACGCGCAGCTCATCGCCACGTATGAAATCGTGTCCTACGCCGGGGAGGTGCAGGGGCACGCGAACGCCCACCCCATGCACATCGGCGGCGCCCACGAGTTCCCGTTCGGGCGCGTCAAGCTCACCGTGGCCCTCCACGGCGGGAAGATCGACGCGCCGGGCGCGGAGGCGTACACGACGACGCCCGCCGGCATCCTCCTCACCGTGGACGGCACCCGCGTCTACCACGCCGGCGATACGGGGCTCACGCGCGACATGGAACTGCTGAACGGGGAAGTGGATGTGGCGCTGGTGCCGATCGGCGACAACTTCACGATGGGCCCGGAGGACGCCGCGCGCGCGATAGGGATGATCGAACCCCGCATCGCCGTTCCGAACCACTACGGCACGTGGGAGTTGATCGACGTCGATCCGGCCCGCTTCGTGGACGCCGTCGGCGACACGGCCGAGGTCGTGATCCTCGAGCCCGGAGAGGCTCTGGAGTTGTGA